The sequence CCGACGAGGGCCTCGACCCCGGGGCCGCCGTGCAGGAAGACCGGCCACGGCACCCGGTGGCACCAGGCGGCGTAGACGAGGCCGGCTCGCAGGGTCTCGTCGATCTGGGCCCAGGCGTGGCGCAGGCTGGTCGCCTCCAGCCGGTCGCCCCGGACCCGCAGCAGGCCGACCCCCTCGGCCACGGCCCGCAGCAGCTCGACCGCGTCCCGCCGGGCCAGGGCCGCCCCCCGGGCCGACGGGCCCGGGACCGCGCCCGGCCCGGCGGCCGGACCCGGCCCGGCACCCCGGGGGGCGGCCCGGCCCTCGACCCCGGGCGTGCGGATGCCGGTGGCGCGGGCGGCGACCCGGGCCTCGGCGGCGGCGAGGCGGCCGCCGGGGAGGAGCGCGAGACCGTGGCGGTCGGCGGCGAGCTCGACCAGGGCGTCGACGCGGGCCAGCAGGCCACGGTCGGAAGAGCTGGAGGACGGCACGGCGGTTCCTTTCGGTGCGGCGGGCGGAGCGGCCGCAGCCTGCCACCCCGTCCCGCCGACCAGAAGGGGGGTCCGGCAATCTGTGGACAGCGCCGTCAGCCCCGAACCCGGGACGCCCCCGGCGCGGCCGGTGCGGCCTCGGCCGCTGTGGCCGCCTCGGCCAGGAGGCGGACCGCCTCGGAGATGCGGCGCTCGGGCAGCCGGGCGAAGCCCAGCACCAGGGCCGGGGGGCCGCCGTGCTCGACCCGGAGGGGCGCGACCCCCTCGACGGCCACGCCACGGTCGGCGGCGGCCTTGACGACGGCGGCTTCGTCGAGACCGCCGGGCAGCTCGACGTACAGCTGGATGCCGGCGGCCACGCCGTGGGCCACGGCGCCGGGCAGCCAGCGCTCCAGGGCGCCGGCCAGGGCGTCGCGGCGGGTGCGGTAGCGGCGCCGCAGCTGACGCAGATGGCGGTCGTAGGGGCCGCCGGCGATGAGGCGGACCAGGGCGTGCTGGTCGATCACGGGCGAGCCGAGGTCGCTCAGGGCACGGGCGCGCCGCACGGTCCCGGCCAGCGCCGGGGGCGCGACCAGCCAGCCCAGCCGCAGGCCAGGGGCGAGGGACTTGCTGACCGAACCGAGCAGCACGACCCGCCGCGGACAGAGACCCTGCAGGCACCCGACCGGGTTGCGGTCGTAGCGGAACTCGGCGTCGTAGTCGTCCTCGAGCACGAACCCGTCCACCTCGTCGGCCCAGGCGATCAGCTCCGCCCGCCGGCGCGGCGACAGGACGACCCCGGTCGGGTACTGGTGGGCCGGGGTGACCACGACGGCCCGGGCGGAGCTGCGGCGGAGCGCGGCGACGTCGATCCCCTCGCCGTCGACCGGGATGGGCACGAGGACGGCGCCGGCATCCTCGAGGAGCTCGTAGGTGCGCGCGCTGTGCGGGTCCTCGACGGCCAGGGGGACGGGACCCGCCCTGGCCAGGGCGCCGACGGCCAGGTGCAGGCCCTGGGCGACCCCGTTGACCACGACGAGCTGCCCGGCGGAGACGGCGGCGGCGCGCACGCGGCGGAGGTAGGCGGCCAGCTCCGCCCGGAGCTGGGGGACGCCGGCGGGATCGCCGTAGCCCAGCGCCTCGTGCGGCAGCTCGGCCATGACCTGGCGGACCGCCGCCAGCCAGGCCCGGCGCGGGAACGCGGCCAGGTCCGGCGTGCCGACCGTCAGGTCGTACAAGGGGCGCGGTGGTGACGGGGCGGGGGACGCGCCGCCGTCGGGAGACGCCGCCGCTCCGACGGCCGCGACCCGGGTGCCCGAGCCCTGCCGTGACACCAGGAAGCCCTCGGCGGCCAGCTGCTGGTAGGCCTCGACGACGACCCCGCGGCTGGTCCCCAGGTCCCGGGCGAGCTCGCGGCTGGCCGGCAGCCGGACGCCCGGGGCCAGCCGTCCCGAGCGGACGGCCGTGCGCAGCTCGCCGGCGACCTGGTCCGCGAGGTCGCCGGCGGCCCGGTCGATCTGGAGCTGGAGATCCGGCAAATGGACCACTATCTGTAGTGATGATTGGACTCCTAGATTAGACCAATCTGGCGTTAGGGTGTCCGGCGTGAGCAACCTGGTTCGGGGATCGGTCGGCGCCGCGACGGCGATGTTCTCGGTCGGGACCCTCGCCGCCATCTCCGTGGTGATCAACCGCTACCCGCTCTACGGCGGCCAGGCCCTCCGCTACAGCCTGGCCGCCCTGATCCTGCTGGCCGTGGCCCGCCGCATGGGCCTGGGCTTCGTCCGGCCGGCCCGGCGTGAGCTGCTCCTGCTCCTGGCCCTGGCGACCACCGGGCTGGTGGTGTTCAACGTCTGCGTCATCCAGGCCTCCCGGCACGCCAGCGCGACCCTGGTCGGCACCGTCATCGGGACCGTGCCGGTGATCCTGGCGCTGGTGGGGCCGCTCCTGGCCGGGTCCCGCCCGTCCGGGCGCGTGCTCCTCGCCGCGCTCGTGGTCGTCGCCGGCGCCACCATCGCCACCGGGCTCGGCAGCGGGAGCCTCGCCGGGCTGCTGTACGCCATCGGCGCCCTGGTCTGCGAGGCGTGCTTCTCCCTGCTCGCCATGCCGCTCCTGCCCAGGCTCGGGCCCATCCGGGTGTCCGCCTACAGCCAGGTCATCGCCGTCCCCATGCTCATGGTCCTCGGGGCCGCCGCCGACGGGACGGGGATGCTGCGCGCACCCGGCGCGGCCGAGGCGGCGGCGCTGCTCTACCTGAGCACGGTGGTCAGCGCCGGCGCCTTCTTCCTCTGGTACGACGCGCTGCCCAGGCTCGGCGCCGACCGGGCCGGGCTGTTCGCCGGCGTCCTGCCGCTGGGCGCGATCGTGACCTCGGTCCTGCTCGGCCTGGGCGCTCCGACGGCGGCGGAGGTCGGCGGCGCGGCCCTGGTCGTCGCGGGACTCGCCACCGGCCTGGCGCCCCGCCGGTCACGGTTCCCGGGGGCCGCGACGGCCGCGGCGGGTCAGCGGCGGAACGCCTCGGGGGCGTAGCTCCAGGGCTGGCCGAGGGCGACCTGGAAACGGCCGCCGACCTGCGGGTCGCGGTCGATGCCGACGACCTGGCGGCAGCCGGGGCAGGCCCAGCGGGTGAGTCTCCCGGCCATCGTCGGCGGCGACGGTCACGCCCGCGTACGCCGCCGAACCGATCGGGTGAACCGCTAGATTGGGCCCATGGGCGGCGGCCGGGCAGCCGGTGGCGGCCGTCGTCCTCGGGGTCGCCGGGGTGGCGACCTCCCTGCTCAACGAGGCCCAGGAGCGCCAGGCGGGCCCCGGGGACCTCCAGCGACGGCGCCGCTAGGCCCTACCGGCCACCGCGAACAGCTCCCAGTCGCCGTCGACGCCCTTGAGCCTGTGGGTGCCGCGGTCGGCCAGGGCGCGGTCGGAGCCGGCGACCAGGTCGCGCACGGTGCGGGAGACGAGGAGCTCACCAGGGCCGGCCTCGGCCAGGATGCGGGCGGTGATGTGGACCGCGATCCCGCCGACGTCGTCGCCGCGCAGCTCGACCTCGCCGGCGTGCAGCCCGGCCCGGATGGCGACGTCGATGTCGCCGAGCTGCTCGCGCAGGGCGACGGCGCAGTCGATGGCCCGCCCCGGGCCGTCGAAGGTGGCCAGGAGCCCGTCCCCGGTCGACTTCACGACCCGGCCGCCCCACGCCTCGACCAGGCGGCCGCCCAGGTCGTCGTGGACTCCGAGCAGCTCCCGCCAGCGGCGGTCGCCAAGCTCGGCGGCCCGTTCGGTCGAGGCCACGATGTCGGTGAACAGCACCGTGGCCAGCACCCGGGTGGCCGGGACGGTCCCCCGCACCCCGGTCAGGAACTCCTCGATGGGACCGAGGCTCGCCTCCGGCTCCTCCCACGTCAGGGGGCCGTCGGAGCCGGGCAGCTCGACCAGCCGGGCGTCGGGGATGTGC comes from Actinomycetota bacterium and encodes:
- a CDS encoding PLP-dependent aminotransferase family protein, which translates into the protein MVHLPDLQLQIDRAAGDLADQVAGELRTAVRSGRLAPGVRLPASRELARDLGTSRGVVVEAYQQLAAEGFLVSRQGSGTRVAAVGAAASPDGGASPAPSPPRPLYDLTVGTPDLAAFPRRAWLAAVRQVMAELPHEALGYGDPAGVPQLRAELAAYLRRVRAAAVSAGQLVVVNGVAQGLHLAVGALARAGPVPLAVEDPHSARTYELLEDAGAVLVPIPVDGEGIDVAALRRSSARAVVVTPAHQYPTGVVLSPRRRAELIAWADEVDGFVLEDDYDAEFRYDRNPVGCLQGLCPRRVVLLGSVSKSLAPGLRLGWLVAPPALAGTVRRARALSDLGSPVIDQHALVRLIAGGPYDRHLRQLRRRYRTRRDALAGALERWLPGAVAHGVAAGIQLYVELPGGLDEAAVVKAAADRGVAVEGVAPLRVEHGGPPALVLGFARLPERRISEAVRLLAEAATAAEAAPAAPGASRVRG
- a CDS encoding DMT family transporter, whose product is MSNLVRGSVGAATAMFSVGTLAAISVVINRYPLYGGQALRYSLAALILLAVARRMGLGFVRPARRELLLLLALATTGLVVFNVCVIQASRHASATLVGTVIGTVPVILALVGPLLAGSRPSGRVLLAALVVVAGATIATGLGSGSLAGLLYAIGALVCEACFSLLAMPLLPRLGPIRVSAYSQVIAVPMLMVLGAAADGTGMLRAPGAAEAAALLYLSTVVSAGAFFLWYDALPRLGADRAGLFAGVLPLGAIVTSVLLGLGAPTAAEVGGAALVVAGLATGLAPRRSRFPGAATAAAGQRRNASGA